From Microbacterium sp. YJN-G, a single genomic window includes:
- the rpe gene encoding ribulose-phosphate 3-epimerase produces MTVHLPEAPRINPSILAADFANMQAELARIASADFAHVDVMDNHFVPNLTFGPQMVQRIQATSPIPLDVHLMITDPDRWAPGYAELGAASVTFHLEAAADPVALARRLRDIGARAGVAIKPGTAGEALYDILDEFDQVLVMTVEPGFGGQGFIPETMPKLRALRDEARRRGSDVWLQVDGGISDSTIAQAAEAGADTFVAGSAVYGADDVEAAVTRLRDLARAASLES; encoded by the coding sequence ATGACCGTGCACCTCCCCGAAGCACCCCGCATCAACCCCAGCATCCTCGCCGCCGACTTCGCGAACATGCAGGCGGAACTCGCCCGCATCGCCTCGGCCGACTTCGCGCACGTCGACGTCATGGACAACCACTTCGTGCCGAACCTCACCTTCGGGCCGCAGATGGTGCAGCGTATCCAGGCGACCAGCCCCATCCCGCTGGACGTGCACCTGATGATCACCGACCCCGACCGCTGGGCGCCCGGCTACGCCGAGCTGGGAGCGGCCAGCGTGACCTTCCACCTCGAGGCCGCGGCCGACCCGGTCGCCCTGGCACGGCGCCTGCGCGACATCGGCGCACGGGCCGGCGTCGCGATCAAGCCGGGCACCGCGGGGGAGGCGCTGTACGACATCCTCGACGAGTTCGACCAGGTGCTCGTGATGACCGTCGAACCCGGGTTCGGCGGGCAGGGCTTCATTCCCGAGACCATGCCGAAGCTGCGCGCCCTGCGCGACGAGGCCCGCCGTCGCGGATCCGACGTGTGGCTGCAGGTGGACGGCGGCATCTCCGACTCGACGATCGCCCAGGCGGCCGAGGCCGGTGCCGACACGTTCGTCGCGGGCTCCGCCGTGTACGGCGCGGACGACGTCGAAGCGGCCGTCACCCGGCTCCGGGACCTCGCACGAGCGGCTAGCCTGGAATCGTGA
- the hisG gene encoding ATP phosphoribosyltransferase, translated as MLRIAVPNKGSLSETAAEMLAEAGYTGRRDPKTLHVVDADSGVEFFYLRPRDIATYVASGALDVGITGRDLLRDVRQEDAREIEQLGFARSTFRFAAPPGYYASIKDLDGVRVASAYPGLVDDFLRQHGVSAELVPLDGAVESAVRLGVADVIADVVETGTTLRQAGLEIFGPVIIESEAVLISRPGDVPGTDRLLRRLRGVMVARQYVLLDYDLPAKLVDQAVAIAGGRESPTISPLRDPEWVAVRVMIPRKGMNQVMDDLYALGARAILVSAIHAARL; from the coding sequence ATGCTGCGCATCGCCGTTCCCAACAAGGGCTCGCTCTCCGAGACCGCCGCCGAAATGCTCGCCGAGGCCGGATACACCGGCCGCCGCGACCCCAAGACCCTGCACGTGGTCGACGCCGACAGCGGCGTCGAGTTCTTCTACCTGCGCCCGCGCGACATCGCCACCTATGTGGCATCCGGCGCGCTCGACGTCGGGATCACCGGCCGCGACCTGCTGCGCGACGTGCGCCAGGAGGACGCCCGTGAGATCGAGCAGCTGGGCTTCGCGCGCTCGACGTTCCGCTTCGCGGCGCCTCCCGGCTACTACGCCTCGATCAAGGACCTCGACGGCGTGCGGGTCGCCTCCGCCTACCCGGGACTGGTCGACGACTTCCTGCGCCAGCACGGCGTCAGCGCCGAACTGGTGCCGCTGGACGGCGCCGTCGAGTCGGCCGTGCGGCTGGGTGTCGCCGACGTGATCGCCGACGTCGTCGAGACCGGGACCACCCTGCGGCAGGCAGGGCTGGAGATCTTCGGACCCGTCATCATCGAATCCGAGGCCGTGCTCATCAGCCGCCCCGGCGACGTCCCCGGTACCGACCGGCTGCTTCGCCGGCTGCGCGGCGTCATGGTCGCCAGGCAGTACGTGCTGCTGGACTACGACCTGCCGGCGAAGCTCGTCGACCAGGCCGTCGCCATCGCCGGCGGCCGGGAGTCCCCGACGATCTCGCCGCTGCGCGACCCCGAGTGGGTGGCCGTGCGCGTCATGATCCCGCGCAAGGGCATGAACCAGGTGATGGACGACCTCTACGCGCTGGGCGCCCGCGCCATCCTCGTCTCCGCGATCCACGCTGCGAGGCTCTGA
- a CDS encoding RsmB/NOP family class I SAM-dependent RNA methyltransferase: MVSARIGSAQGKRGIQPARWVAYDVLRAVSDSDAYANLLLPKLIVEAGLNAQDAALATELAYGTLRRRGTYDAIIADAAGRPVADIDPVVLDALRLGAHQLLATRVAPHAAVNEAVNLVAAEAGRGASGFANAVLRRIGRETAETWQERIEAGARSDDERLALRTAHPVWVIRALRRALAAEGRADELDALLRADNDAPEVTLAALPGLAERGEPARPYAPTAFGSPGGDPREVIADAAGAVRVQDEGSQLVALALAAAAPVRAGERWLDLCSGPGGKTALLAAIAHRDGARIEANEVVPVRAGLVRSAVRPLPIDVPVHEADGRVFAAQHPDTFDRILVDAPCTGLGALRRRPEARWRKAPGDVAELVSLQTELLDAAIDALAPGGIVAYVTCSPHLAETTGVVSDVLRRRTDVRELDAQAVISAVSESPIDLAAAADGSPRHAQLWPHRHGTDAMFLALLQRAPQEG, encoded by the coding sequence ATCGTGAGCGCGCGGATCGGGAGTGCACAGGGCAAGCGCGGCATCCAGCCCGCACGCTGGGTCGCCTACGACGTGCTGCGTGCCGTGTCGGACTCCGACGCGTACGCCAACCTGCTGCTGCCGAAGCTGATCGTCGAGGCGGGCCTGAACGCGCAGGACGCGGCGCTCGCGACCGAGCTCGCCTACGGCACGCTGCGGCGCCGCGGCACCTACGACGCGATCATCGCCGACGCCGCCGGCCGGCCCGTCGCCGACATCGACCCGGTGGTGCTCGACGCCCTGCGCCTGGGCGCACATCAGCTGCTCGCCACCCGGGTCGCCCCGCACGCCGCCGTCAACGAAGCCGTCAACCTGGTCGCCGCCGAAGCAGGCCGCGGCGCCTCAGGATTCGCGAACGCCGTGCTGCGCCGCATCGGACGAGAGACCGCTGAGACATGGCAGGAACGCATCGAGGCCGGGGCACGCTCGGACGATGAGCGGCTCGCGCTGCGCACCGCGCACCCGGTGTGGGTCATCCGCGCGCTGCGCCGCGCCCTGGCCGCCGAAGGACGCGCGGACGAACTGGACGCGCTGCTGCGGGCCGACAACGACGCACCCGAGGTGACGCTGGCCGCCCTGCCCGGTCTCGCCGAGCGCGGGGAGCCCGCCCGCCCGTACGCCCCGACCGCGTTCGGCTCACCCGGCGGCGATCCCCGTGAGGTCATCGCGGATGCCGCGGGAGCCGTGCGCGTGCAGGATGAGGGCTCCCAGCTGGTCGCCCTCGCCCTCGCCGCCGCCGCGCCCGTGCGAGCGGGAGAGCGATGGCTCGATCTGTGCTCCGGCCCCGGCGGAAAGACCGCGCTGCTGGCGGCGATCGCGCATCGCGACGGCGCCCGGATCGAGGCCAACGAAGTGGTGCCGGTGCGCGCAGGGCTCGTCCGCAGCGCCGTGCGCCCCCTGCCCATCGACGTCCCCGTGCATGAGGCGGACGGACGGGTGTTCGCCGCACAGCATCCCGACACCTTCGACCGCATCCTCGTCGACGCGCCCTGCACCGGGCTCGGCGCGCTGCGCCGGCGCCCCGAGGCGCGCTGGCGGAAGGCCCCAGGCGACGTCGCCGAACTCGTCTCGCTGCAGACCGAACTGCTGGATGCCGCGATCGACGCGCTCGCCCCCGGCGGCATCGTCGCCTACGTCACCTGCTCACCCCACCTCGCCGAGACCACCGGCGTCGTCTCCGACGTGCTGCGCCGCCGCACCGACGTCCGCGAACTCGATGCCCAGGCGGTGATCAGCGCGGTGTCCGAGTCTCCGATCGACCTCGCCGCAGCGGCCGACGGCTCACCACGTCATGCACAGCTGTGGCCGCACCGGCACGGCACCGACGCCATGTTCCTCGCGCTGCTGCAGCGCGCCCCCCAGGAAGGATGA
- a CDS encoding primosomal protein N', with product MTAGRRIARVLIDSPLPQLDRLFDYALPEGLGPVEPGVRVKAPLRTAGRVIDGYVVEIGEEPDASRTLSEIESVVSPTVVLPDRLYRLARRVADRAAGSASDILRLAIPKRQVRVEKSWQEPPAPPAPGDDALQRARDEIAAYEGLGEVLAGSGRAAVEAIPVRRADLPGWALLLASAAAVQLAEGRSSVLVVPDYRDQELLLMALTALIDDEAVVRHDARQPNPDRYRAFLRTLGDQPCVVVGNRSAVYAPVQAGLVAIWDDGDPLLSEPLAPYVHARDAALIRQEEEGSALLIVGHTRTTDTERLVAHGWLQDVTAARRIIPQVRLSTPQELEQTGQRVPSSAFATARAATAEGPVLVQVARPGFAPTLVCASCRAPARCTHCGGPLGARRRGAVPVCGWCGRSANAWRCGECSSEQVRLASSGTERTADELGRAFPGVRVIVSDGAHPVQHVDARPALVVATRGAEPLAEGGYRAVILLDGARMLQAPELRIAESCLRWWMNASALAAPGAPIHLVGVDGPVARALATWSPAAYARTELDARRPLHMPPTARVAQIEGLSASVRTALDALAQIGVSGEAVLGPLPVAGEGGEAGKVRALVRFGYGAGAEVATTLRAAVVADAAQSRRPRGRPRVSLSVHLDILEPEI from the coding sequence ATGACCGCCGGGCGGCGCATCGCGCGCGTGCTCATCGACTCGCCGCTGCCGCAGCTGGATCGGCTCTTCGACTACGCACTCCCTGAGGGACTCGGCCCGGTCGAGCCGGGAGTGCGGGTCAAGGCGCCGCTGCGCACCGCGGGCCGGGTGATCGACGGCTACGTGGTCGAGATCGGCGAAGAGCCGGATGCGTCCCGCACGCTGTCCGAGATCGAAAGCGTCGTCTCGCCGACGGTCGTGCTGCCCGACAGGCTGTACCGGCTCGCCCGGCGGGTCGCTGACCGGGCCGCCGGGTCGGCATCCGACATCCTGCGCCTGGCCATCCCCAAGCGTCAGGTGCGGGTGGAGAAGTCCTGGCAGGAGCCCCCGGCCCCGCCGGCACCCGGAGATGACGCGCTGCAGCGCGCCCGGGACGAGATCGCCGCGTACGAGGGACTCGGCGAGGTCCTCGCCGGATCCGGGCGTGCAGCGGTCGAGGCGATCCCGGTCCGCCGCGCTGACCTGCCCGGCTGGGCGCTGCTGCTGGCTTCGGCCGCCGCGGTGCAGCTGGCCGAGGGACGATCGAGTGTGCTCGTGGTGCCCGACTACCGCGACCAGGAGCTGCTGCTCATGGCGCTGACGGCGCTGATCGACGACGAGGCCGTCGTGCGCCACGACGCCAGGCAGCCCAATCCCGACCGGTACCGCGCGTTCCTGCGCACCCTCGGCGACCAGCCTTGCGTGGTGGTCGGCAACCGGTCGGCGGTCTATGCGCCCGTGCAGGCCGGTCTCGTCGCGATCTGGGACGACGGCGATCCGCTGCTCTCCGAGCCGCTCGCGCCCTACGTGCACGCCCGTGATGCGGCCCTCATCCGTCAGGAGGAGGAGGGCAGTGCGCTGCTGATCGTCGGGCACACCCGCACCACCGACACCGAGCGGCTGGTCGCGCACGGCTGGCTGCAGGACGTCACCGCGGCCAGGCGGATCATCCCGCAGGTGCGGCTGAGCACCCCGCAGGAGCTGGAGCAGACCGGCCAGCGGGTGCCCTCCAGCGCCTTCGCCACCGCACGCGCGGCGACCGCCGAGGGTCCCGTGCTCGTGCAGGTCGCCCGGCCCGGCTTCGCACCGACCCTGGTCTGCGCGAGCTGTCGCGCACCGGCCCGCTGCACGCACTGTGGCGGCCCGCTCGGCGCGCGGCGCCGCGGCGCCGTGCCGGTCTGCGGCTGGTGCGGGCGCTCCGCCAACGCGTGGCGGTGCGGCGAGTGCTCCTCCGAGCAGGTGCGCCTGGCATCCTCGGGTACCGAGCGGACCGCCGATGAGCTGGGGCGCGCCTTCCCGGGCGTGCGGGTGATCGTCTCGGACGGCGCTCACCCCGTGCAGCACGTCGACGCGCGCCCCGCACTGGTCGTCGCGACACGCGGTGCGGAACCGCTGGCGGAGGGCGGCTACCGAGCGGTGATCCTGCTCGACGGCGCACGGATGCTGCAGGCGCCCGAGCTGCGGATCGCCGAGTCGTGCCTGCGCTGGTGGATGAATGCTTCCGCCCTCGCCGCACCAGGCGCGCCGATCCACCTCGTCGGCGTCGACGGCCCGGTCGCCCGTGCCCTCGCCACGTGGTCGCCCGCCGCGTACGCCCGCACCGAGCTCGACGCGCGCCGTCCCCTGCACATGCCGCCCACGGCCCGGGTCGCCCAGATCGAAGGCCTGTCTGCTTCGGTACGCACGGCGCTCGACGCACTCGCGCAGATCGGCGTCTCGGGCGAGGCCGTGCTCGGGCCCTTGCCGGTCGCGGGCGAAGGTGGCGAGGCGGGCAAGGTGCGGGCGCTCGTGCGGTTCGGGTACGGCGCGGGCGCAGAGGTGGCCACCACGCTGCGCGCGGCCGTCGTCGCGGATGCTGCGCAGAGCCGGCGACCGCGCGGGCGTCCCCGGGTCTCGCTCTCGGTGCACCTCGATATCCTCGAACCTGAGATCTGA
- the fmt gene encoding methionyl-tRNA formyltransferase has protein sequence MRLVFAGTPAPAVPTLLALAERHEIAAVVTRPDAPLGRKRVLTPSPVAAAAEQLGIPVIKAARLDDEVTARIRDLDAELGVIVAYGGLVREPLLSTPVHGWINLHFSLLPAWRGAAPVQRALIAGDPEIGVSVFQLVPALDAGDVFGMRAVHIPADATADTALGILAADGADLTGDIVAAIADGTAVATPQTGEPTLAPKLSLEDGLLDWSQPLAAVYARYRGVTPEPGAHTTVEGARLKILEAAPAVDAPAPSPGEATGTRSGVLIGCADGALEVTRLQPAGKGPMNAADWWRGLRTDATIEVGS, from the coding sequence ATGCGCCTCGTCTTCGCAGGCACGCCCGCCCCGGCGGTGCCGACCCTGCTCGCCCTCGCCGAACGGCACGAGATCGCCGCCGTCGTCACGCGGCCCGACGCGCCGCTCGGACGCAAGCGCGTGCTGACGCCGTCGCCGGTGGCCGCGGCCGCGGAGCAGCTCGGCATCCCGGTGATCAAGGCGGCCCGCCTGGACGACGAGGTCACGGCCCGCATCCGGGATCTGGATGCCGAGCTCGGCGTCATCGTCGCCTACGGCGGGCTCGTCCGCGAACCCCTGCTCTCGACCCCTGTCCACGGCTGGATCAACCTGCACTTCTCGCTGCTGCCCGCCTGGCGGGGTGCGGCTCCCGTGCAGCGCGCCCTCATCGCCGGCGACCCCGAGATCGGGGTGAGCGTGTTCCAGCTCGTGCCCGCCCTCGACGCCGGCGACGTCTTCGGCATGCGGGCAGTGCACATCCCCGCCGACGCGACCGCCGACACGGCGCTCGGCATCCTGGCCGCCGACGGCGCCGACCTCACCGGCGACATCGTGGCCGCCATCGCCGACGGCACCGCCGTCGCGACGCCGCAGACCGGCGAGCCCACCCTCGCCCCGAAGCTCTCCCTCGAGGACGGACTGCTCGACTGGAGCCAGCCGCTGGCCGCGGTGTACGCCCGCTACCGCGGGGTGACCCCCGAACCCGGTGCGCACACCACGGTCGAGGGTGCGCGCCTGAAGATCCTCGAGGCCGCCCCGGCCGTTGACGCCCCCGCACCGTCACCGGGCGAGGCCACGGGAACCCGATCCGGTGTGCTCATCGGCTGCGCCGACGGGGCGCTGGAGGTCACCCGCCTGCAGCCCGCCGGCAAGGGGCCGATGAACGCCGCCGACTGGTGGCGCGGGCTGCGCACCGATGCGACGATCGAGGTCGGATCGTGA
- the metK gene encoding methionine adenosyltransferase, translated as MSALRLFTSESVTEGHPDKICDQISDSILDGLLTVDRQSRVAVETLVTTGLVHVAGEIRTSGYVDIPTIVRDVVNGIGYTSSDTGFDGSSCGVSISVGEQSGDIAHGVDQAQEQRDGGSTDPRDLLGAGDQGIMFGFATNETPQLMPMAAWTAHRIAERLTEVRRSGELAFLRPDGKTQVTLGYDGFTPKTVDAVVLSTQHHPDISQDELKALVREKVIDPVLAQTGLDLADDLKYYINPAGPFVTGGPKGDAGLTGRKIIIDTYGGAARHGGGAFSGKDPSKVDRSGAYAMRWVAKNVVAAGLAERAEVQVAYAIGVARPVGLYVETFGTGKVSEETITTAIDQVFDLRPQAIIEELDLLRPIYAQTAAYGHFGRELPDFTWERTDRADELRRAAGI; from the coding sequence ATGAGCGCGCTGCGCCTGTTCACGTCCGAGTCCGTCACGGAGGGGCACCCCGACAAGATCTGCGACCAGATCTCCGACAGCATCCTCGACGGGCTGCTGACGGTCGACCGGCAGTCGCGTGTCGCCGTCGAGACGCTCGTGACCACGGGCCTCGTGCACGTGGCCGGTGAGATCCGCACCTCGGGCTACGTCGACATCCCCACGATCGTGCGCGACGTCGTCAACGGCATCGGCTACACCTCCAGCGACACCGGCTTCGACGGTTCGTCGTGCGGTGTCAGCATCTCGGTGGGCGAGCAGTCCGGAGACATCGCGCACGGCGTCGACCAGGCGCAGGAGCAGCGCGACGGCGGCTCGACCGACCCGCGCGACCTGCTCGGCGCCGGCGATCAGGGGATCATGTTCGGCTTCGCCACCAACGAGACCCCGCAGCTGATGCCGATGGCGGCCTGGACCGCGCACCGCATCGCCGAGCGCCTCACCGAGGTGCGCCGCTCGGGCGAGCTGGCGTTCCTGCGCCCCGACGGCAAGACCCAGGTGACCCTCGGCTACGACGGCTTCACCCCGAAGACCGTCGACGCGGTCGTGCTCTCCACGCAGCACCACCCCGACATCTCGCAGGACGAGCTCAAGGCACTCGTCCGCGAGAAGGTCATCGACCCGGTACTTGCCCAGACCGGCCTCGACCTGGCCGACGACCTGAAGTACTACATCAACCCAGCCGGCCCGTTCGTCACCGGTGGCCCGAAGGGGGATGCCGGCCTGACCGGCCGCAAGATCATCATCGACACGTACGGCGGCGCCGCCCGCCACGGCGGCGGAGCGTTCAGCGGCAAGGACCCGTCGAAGGTCGACCGCTCCGGCGCCTACGCGATGCGCTGGGTCGCCAAGAACGTCGTCGCGGCAGGTCTCGCCGAGCGCGCCGAGGTGCAGGTCGCCTACGCGATCGGCGTGGCCCGCCCGGTGGGCCTGTACGTCGAGACATTCGGCACCGGCAAGGTGTCGGAAGAGACGATCACCACCGCCATCGACCAGGTGTTCGACCTGCGCCCGCAGGCGATCATCGAGGAGCTCGACCTGCTGCGCCCGATCTACGCGCAGACGGCCGCCTACGGCCACTTCGGCCGTGAGCTTCCCGATTTCACCTGGGAGCGCACCGACCGCGCCGACGAGCTGCGTCGCGCCGCCGGCATCTGA
- a CDS encoding phosphoribosyl-ATP diphosphatase, whose amino-acid sequence MKTFDELFAELQNTAATRPEGSGTVAQLDRGVHAIGKKIVEEAAEVWMAAEYESNENAAEEISQLLYHLQVMMLAKGITLHDVYRHL is encoded by the coding sequence GTGAAGACTTTCGACGAACTGTTCGCCGAGCTGCAGAACACTGCCGCGACCCGCCCGGAGGGCTCGGGCACGGTCGCGCAGCTGGACCGCGGCGTGCACGCCATCGGCAAGAAGATCGTCGAGGAGGCCGCCGAGGTGTGGATGGCGGCCGAGTACGAATCGAACGAGAACGCCGCCGAGGAGATCTCGCAGCTGCTGTACCACCTGCAGGTGATGATGCTCGCCAAGGGCATCACCCTGCACGACGTCTACCGACATCTGTGA